The Deinococcus yavapaiensis KR-236 genome includes a region encoding these proteins:
- the xylB gene encoding xylulokinase, with product MYLGLDLGTASVKAALFDADGRLARTVARAYDVRAPMPNQAESDPQAWWIAVGQAVRTLLDDDAKSVHALGLSGQMHGVVLCDAEGEALRPAILWADARSTAELRAYDAVPDVRRTELRNPITTGMAGPTLLWLRQHEASLYGRARFALQPKDWLRLRLTGEAFAEPSDASGTLLYDLERDTWHAALVEALGLRLDLLAPLVPSSATAGFLSSRAAKYLGLPSGLPVAAGAADTAAALLGTGITAGQLQLTIGTGAQVVRAEASLPASRPALHVFRSSNHEGWYTLAAVQNAGLALEWARRTLHLDWTEFYEAAQQSEPGARGLTFLPYMTGDRTPHLDPQARGGWIGAGLEHDASHLARSAFEGVALSIRDAVRLLTSSTPGTLRLAGGGSLHPWWRQLLADILQSVLEIVDVPVASAYGAALLAQAAETGRGPRTSIVSVRSIIEPRADAHMQALADATERFSAAYTALRPWFSRR from the coding sequence GTGTACCTCGGGCTCGACCTCGGCACCGCGAGCGTGAAGGCAGCACTGTTCGACGCGGACGGTCGACTCGCGCGAACCGTCGCGCGCGCGTACGACGTGCGCGCCCCCATGCCAAACCAAGCGGAAAGCGATCCGCAAGCGTGGTGGATCGCGGTCGGTCAGGCCGTCCGCACGCTCTTGGACGACGACGCCAAGAGTGTACACGCCCTCGGGCTGTCCGGCCAGATGCACGGCGTGGTGCTGTGCGACGCCGAAGGTGAAGCGCTTCGTCCGGCCATCTTGTGGGCGGACGCGCGCAGTACCGCCGAGCTTCGCGCGTACGACGCCGTGCCGGACGTTCGGCGCACGGAACTTCGAAATCCCATCACGACAGGCATGGCGGGCCCGACGTTGCTGTGGCTTCGGCAGCACGAAGCGAGCCTATACGGTCGAGCGCGCTTCGCGCTGCAACCGAAGGACTGGCTGCGCCTTCGCCTGACTGGTGAAGCGTTCGCCGAACCGTCTGACGCCTCTGGTACCTTGTTGTACGACCTCGAGCGAGACACGTGGCACGCGGCGCTCGTGGAAGCCTTAGGCCTTCGTCTGGATCTGCTCGCCCCGCTCGTGCCTTCCAGCGCCACAGCCGGGTTCTTGTCTTCGCGCGCTGCGAAATACCTCGGCTTGCCGTCCGGCTTACCAGTCGCGGCTGGCGCGGCCGACACGGCTGCCGCCTTGCTCGGCACTGGCATCACCGCAGGTCAGTTACAACTCACGATTGGCACGGGCGCGCAAGTCGTTCGCGCCGAGGCGAGCTTGCCGGCGTCACGGCCGGCCCTGCATGTGTTTCGAAGTTCCAACCACGAAGGTTGGTATACCCTCGCCGCCGTCCAAAACGCCGGGCTGGCCCTCGAGTGGGCGAGGCGGACGTTGCATCTTGACTGGACAGAATTTTACGAGGCGGCGCAGCAATCCGAACCGGGCGCGCGCGGCTTGACGTTCCTGCCGTACATGACCGGAGACCGCACGCCTCACCTCGATCCTCAAGCGCGTGGCGGCTGGATCGGTGCGGGACTCGAACACGACGCGTCGCACCTCGCGCGTTCGGCGTTCGAGGGCGTCGCCTTATCCATTCGGGACGCCGTACGGCTCCTGACGTCCAGCACACCGGGCACCCTTCGACTGGCTGGCGGAGGCTCGCTGCATCCTTGGTGGCGTCAACTGCTCGCGGACATCTTGCAGTCTGTCTTGGAAATCGTGGACGTTCCGGTAGCGTCCGCCTACGGAGCGGCCTTACTCGCTCAAGCTGCAGAAACTGGGCGAGGTCCAAGAACGAGCATCGTCAGCGTTCGCAGCATCATTGAGCCGCGAGCAGACGCGCACATGCAGGCACTCGCGGACGCCACCGAACGATTCTCAGCAGCGTACACGGCCTTGCGGCCCTGGTTCTCGCGCCGTTAG